The genomic segment GAAAATGGGCGGAACATTACTGCCATTCTGAATAAACGAAACGGTTTTAATATTATAAGGAGGATCTATTTCTTTCTCTTGAGCTTTCGCTAAAGTGAAAATAAAAAGAAAAATAAAGCTTGTAAATAAAAATTTCGGCATCTTAAAATATTGTAAGATTGTAAATATAACAATTTTATGTAACGAAAAAGATGCCGTTCTATTGGATTTAACGATTAATTTCCTAAAATATATTCTAAGTTGCCTTCAATTTCATCATTGATATAACTTTCTTCTAAAAGCGAGTCAGACAATAATTTTTTGTTTTCCTGTAGTTTGATGATTTTTTCTTCAACCGTATTTTTAGAAATAAAACGGATCACATTTACTTTATTCATTTGCCCAATTCTGTGCGCACGTGCAACACCTTGTTTTTCTGCGAAAGGATTCCACCAAGGGTCTAAGAATAAAACATAAGAAGCCTTTGTAATATTCAAGCCAACACCTCCCGCTTTAAGCGAAATAAAGAATAACAGCGGATTTTCTTTTTCTTGAAACATTTTAACCTGCTGCTCCCTCTTATCTGCAGGAGTTTCGCCTGTAATTTCGCAGAAATCTATTTTGTTTTCCTTACACCAATCGGTATAAAAATTTAAATTGGTAACAAACGAACTGAAAATGATGACTTTCTGTTTTGCTTTTACTAAGTTTTCAAGATAATTGGTAACCGCAATATATTTTCCAGAATCAATTTCAGATTCTTGATCGACCATTTTTGGGTGGTTACTCAATTGTCTCAGCTTCATCAAAGTATTAATAATGTTGATTTTGTCTGGTCCAGAACCATCAGTTTTAAGCAAGAAATTACGAGCCTTAGATTTCTCTTTCTCGTATAATTTCTCTTGTTCGGGATCCATGTCGCAGTAATAAATCTGCTCTGTCAATTCTGGTAAATCTTTTAGAACCTGTTCTTTGGTTCTTCTTAAAATATAAGGAGCGATAAGATTTTTTAATTCTGCTAAAACTTCTTCATTTTGCTTTTTCTCAATCGGATTTTTGAAATTTTCCATAAAAAAAGCATAACTGCCCAAAATCTCAGGATTGATAAACTGCATTTGTGACCATAAATCGTCAAGCGAATTTTCGATCGGTGTACCGCTCAGAGCAATTTTATGTCCTGTACTGATTTTATTTATAGCTTTAAAAATCTTAGAATTTTTGTTTTTGATGTATTGACTTTCGTCCAAAATCAAATAGCGGAAATCGTATTTTTCTAAAATAGATATATCTCGATGAATGATGCTGTAGCTTGTAAAAATCAAATCGGTCGAATTGATTCTGCTCGCTAGCATTTTTCTGTCATTACCCACATATTGCATTTTCGAAAAGTGCGGCGTGAATTTTCCAGCTTCATTAAACCAGTTAAAAACCAACGAAGACGGAAGAACGATCAAAGCTTTTAATGGTTCTCTTTCAATCGTAGTTTCGTTGGCAAACAAATCAAAATTGGTGGTTTTGGTTGTAAAGCCTAATTGTTCTTGTACAGAAACCAAAACAGACAAAGTTTGCAGTGTTTTTCCAAGTCCCATGTCATCAGCCAAACACGCGCCCATATTGGAATTGAAATGTCCTAAAAGCCATTTTACGCCATCAATTTGATACGGTCTTAAAGTTGCTTTTATTAAGTCGGAACCAGTAAACTCAGCTTGATGAATTTGATCTAAATCACTGTCAATTTCTGAAATTCCGTCTAAAGCCGTAAAATTGCTTTTGCGCAACAAAAGAACGCCATTTTCTATTTTGGCTAATTTTGCCAGCGAACCGTATTTGCTGAACCATTCTAGCGGAATCAAAAAGTAGTTTCCGTCAGGCAAAGCAAAAAGCCTTTCTTTGCTTTTTATGTTTGGAATAATTTCGCTGAAATTGATTTTATAATTTCCAACGGTAATTATTATTCTAATGTCGAACCAATCACCAGCAGTTTCTTTTGAAGCAGAAATGGTATAGTTTTCCGTAATGATTTCTTTGCTTTCCAGTTTTAGGTTGTCAATAGTAAAACCTAAATTTTTCAGTTCTTCTTTATGATCAATAATCAGCTGAACATTGATGAAAGGATCTGTGTTTTCAGCTTCTGAATTTAATCCAAATAATTCGTTTTTGATTTTGGTTAAACCAATTCCATTTAATTTTTCGATATATGAACTTTCGTCAGGATTTCTTTTAAATTGAATTATTTTAGGTTCATTGGCAATACTGAAATCTACAAAAGAATGTGTCTTTTTAGTTTTGCTCGCATCAAATGAATATCCGTTATAATCAAAATAAAGATTAAGATAATAGCAGTTTTTAAAGAAGTCATGAATAGGCTGAATCGTGCAGGAAATGATTTTGTCACGAAGTTCAATCTCAAAACCTGTCGCTTCTATGTCAATTTTTTTTGCGATTTGAGGAATAAAGCTCTTGAAGTAATCATCAACTAATTTTGATGGTATTTCAATAGATTTTTTCTTTAAAAAAGGCATAAGTTTTTTAGAGTTCAACTCTTTTAATTGCCCCAATTTTTTATTGATAATCAGCCAGCCTGGTTCGTCTAAAAGAATGTCAACTTTGCTGTCCATTGGAGGGAAAATAGTTTCATTTTCCTTTAAAGATAAAGTATAAGTAATGCCTTCTGGATGTTTGTCAAACTGAATCTGCGGTTCAAAATCAAGCGGGTCGATGCTGACTCTTGAGCGGTAAAAATCTTTTTCAGGTCCAAGATTTAAAGACAGAGGAAATTGTTCTTTTACAATCAAATCATAAAACGAACTTAAATTGAATTTTAAATGTTGACGAATGGCAAATTCAATTTTTGAATCTTTTTGTAAGTCAGCAATTGTTTTAGCTGACTTAATTTTAGCTCCGAACTTTTTAAAAATAAATTCAGGTTTAAGAGAATCACAAGCTGTTAATATTCTTTTTGAGTTGGAATCTAAATTATCAAAAGTGATTCCGAAACTTTCAAGTACATCAGGACTTGCTTTTTTGTCTAAATATTTGATTTCACTAGTATTCTCAACGATGTAGGCGGTTGGAATATAGACATTCAGATTTTTTTCCAAACTGATGTCAAAACAGAACTGAAATGATTTTGTAGGTTCCAAGATTTAGGGATTTGGTTAGGCTTGTAATTTAGATTTGGGCAAAAAAATAAAAGGAGTTTTCAAATTATTACTATTTTGAAAACTCCTTTTAAATGAACTTATATCACTTATATGGTGAAAAGATTAGTTTTCCTGTTTAAAGCAAAGCGGAATAATCTCGCCTTTTGCTAAACAGTATTTTTCAACCAATTCTGGTGCAATTTTGTTAGTGTAATCTTCTTCGATCACAATAAAACCAATACTTCTTAATTTATCGAAATAATCGCGTCCGTAAACACGAACGTGATCGTATTGTCCGAAGATTTTAGCGCGTTCTTTCTGATCTGTAATCGAATCATCTGCAAAAGTAACTTCACGAGATAAATCCTGAGGAATTTGAAGAATCGCCATTCCGCCTGGTTTTAAAACTCTGTATAATTCCTGCATTGCTTTTGTGTCGTCTGGAATGTGCTCTAAAACGTGATTGCATAAAATAACGTCGTATTCGTTGTCTTTGAAAGGCAAATTACAGATATCTGCTTTTACATCAGCCAATGGCGAAAGTAAGTCAGTTGTGGTGTAATCTAAGTTTTTTTGCTTACGGAATCTTTTATAAAAAGCTTGTTCTGGAGCAAAATGCAATACTTTTTTTGGCGCTGTAAAAAAATCGGTCTGATCGTTTAAATACAGCCAAAGTAAACGGTGTCTTTCTAAAGAAAGTGTACTTGGCGAAAGCACATTATTACGCTGTTTTCCGTATCCGTAAGGCAGAAAAGATTTAAAGCTTTTTCCATCGATTGGATCGGTATATTTATCTCCTCTCAAAGAGAAAGCTAAAATTGGACGCGCCACATAACTCAAACGAATTAATAATGGACGCGGAATAGTGTTAAGGACTAATTTAAATAGTTTTTTCACAGGTTTGATTCGGGGTTGTATTTATACGATTAACGGAATTTGTCTGAATTCATCTTCTTCATTACTCTCAATTCCAAGGGCTTTATAGATGTATTTAAAAGTCGATAATAATTCAGGTTTTCCATCAACTAATGCAACATCGTGTTCGAAATGCGCGCTTGGTTTTCCATCAGCAGTCAAAATCGTCCAACCGTCTTTTAGTTGTTTGATGTTTCTAGTTCCCATGTTAATCATAGGTTCAATTGCTACAACCATTCCTTCTACAAAAAGCTTTCCGCGTCCTCGTTTTCCGTAGTTTGGCATTTCTGGCTCTTCGTGCATTTTTTGCCCAACACCATGTCCTACCAATTCACGAACTACTCCGTAACCGTGAGCTTCAGTATATTTTTGAATCGCATTTCCAACATCTTCTACGCGATTTCCAGCTTTAAATTCTCTAATTCCAACGTAAAGAGATTCTTTAGTTACCTGTAAAAGTTTTTTAACCTCAGGCGCAACCTCTCCAATTTCAAAACTGTAAGCGTGATCTCCGTGGAAACCATTTTTAAAAGCACCACAGTCAACCGAAATAACATCACCGTTTTTAAGAGGAATATTATTAGGAATACCGTGAACAACCTGAGCGTTTGGACTCATGCAAAGCGAATTCGGGAAATCGTACAATCCAAGGAAACTTGGAACTGCACCGTGATCACGAATAAATTCTTCGGCTAATTTGTCAAGATATAATGTTGTAACTCCTTCTTTAATTTCAGAAGCAATCATTCCTAATGTTTTTGATACGATTAAAGCACTTTCGCGCATTAATTCGATTTCCTCTCTAGTCTTTTGGATAATCATATTTTTTCCATTTTCAGTTGGCAAAAGTACAATTTTTATCTCATTTTTTATGTAATTTTTTTTCGCCACGAATTCACGAATTATCTCAAATAAAAATCTTTAAAAATAGAATTTCACAAACTTCATTGATAAAGAATTTAAAGGTGAAGTTTTGGTATAATTCGTGAATTCGTGGCTAATAACTCGTGAGGCTTTCAGAAAAAAGCCATAAATTAGTAGTACAAATGTTTATAATTATGGAAATTTCAACTGATCAAGATATAGCTAAAGTAAAGGCATTAAAGAAAATGAAAGCAACAGCTTTGTCGCTTTTGGGTTTTGCGGTGCTTCTTTTTATAATTGCCATTTACTTTAAAATCCCAATGCTTCAGGCTTTTAGCGAAGCAGCTATGGTGGGCGGAATTGCCGATTGGTTTGCTGTCGTGGCACTATTTCGCCATCCAATGGGAATACCGATTTGGCATACGGCAATTATTCCGACTAAGAAAAATGAAATTGGAGAGAACTTAGGAAATTTTGTTTCTGAAGAGTTTTTAGATAGAGAAAAATTAGAAATAAAATTAGACGAATTCAATTTTGCAACTAAAGCTTCAGATTGGCTTTCGAAAGAAGAAAATGCAAATAAAATTGCCAATGCAGTTGCTGTAAATATCATTCCGGGAATTTTAAGAACCATTAAAGATGAAGATGTAAAACGATTTATACAGGTTCAGTTTAAAGAAAAATTGGAAGGAATAAATTTTGGCGATTGGGTGGCTTTGGCTTTAGAACCTTTACAGAAAGGAGATTTGAAAAATCAAATGCTGACCAATCTTTTGGAAGTAATGAGTGCTGAACTGACAAATAACAAAGATTTAATTCGTCAAAAAGTAAAAGCATCAACGCCTTTATTGAGTTTTGGTTTGGCTGATAAAAGTATTACAGAAGGGGTTTTTAATGGTTTGCAGGACTTTCTAAATGAAGCTAAAAAGCCAGAAAGTGCAGTTCGTTTAAAAATTGACGAATACATTTTTAATTTCTTAGAAAAAGTAAAAAACTCTGAAGAAATGAGAGTTAAAATCAATGATATGATTTTGGGTTTTGTTGGAAAAAAAGAAGTGCAGGATTATATCAATAGCATTTGGGATGAAATTAAATTGTCAATTACTAATGATTTAAATAAAGGTGATGATTCTTCAATTAAAAGTAATATTGCAGGATTGATTCAGACTTTTGGAAATGGAATTAAAGAAGACCCTATTATGATTGACAAAATAAATGGTTTTATTAAAAACGATTTGCTTTCGATGCTTTTGAATAATAAAAAAGTAATTGGAGATTTGATTTCGTCAACCGTAAAAAGCTGGGATGGGAAAGAAGTTTCTGAAAAGCTGGAATTAGAAATAGGAAGGATCTTCAATATATCAGAATCAACGGAACTTTGGTTGGTGGTGTGATTGGGCTTGTCATTTATGGCGTTGAGCAGATTTATCATTATTTTATTGTTTGATAAAAAACACTTCAAAATATAATGCGGTTGTCAGGCTGAGCGGAGTAGAAGCCCTCTTACGTTTCATAAGCCTTCGACTTCGCTCAGGCTGACACAAAAAAGTGTAAAAACAAAAAGAGGCAAATTTTTAAAATTTGCCTCTTTTTTATAAAGAAAAATATTTTCTACAATAATGAATGACAAGTCATGGCATTTGGCTGCTGAATTCCCATTAATTCTAAAATAGTAGGAGCAATGTCGCCTAAAACACCATCTTGAATGTTTTTTAGTTGTTTGTCAACTAAAATGATCGGCACTGGGTTTGTCGTGTGTGCTGTGTTTGGAGAACCGTCAGGGTTAATCATGGTTTCGCAGTTTCCGTGATCGGCAATTACGATTGTTGTGTAATCATTAGCAAGAGCCGCGTCGATTACTTTTTTCGCGCAAGCGTCAACAGCCTCACAAGCTTTAATTGCAGCTTCCATAATTCCGGTGTGTCCAACCATGTCTCCGTTTGCGAAGTTCAGACAAACGAAATCAACTTCACCTTTGTTCAATTCTGGAACAAGAGCATCAACCAATTCGTAAGCGCTCATTTCTGGTTTTAAATCGTAAGTTGCCACTTTTGGAGAATTTCTCAAAATTCTAGATTCACCTTCAAAAGGAGTTTCTCTACCTCCAGAGAAGAAGAAAGTTACGTGCGGATATTTCTCAGTTTCAGCGATTCTAATTTGTTTTTTGCCAGCTTTTTCTAAAACCTCACCAAGTGTTTCGGTAATATTATCTTTATTGTAAACTACTTTCACATTTTGGTATGTTTCGTCGTAGTTTGTCAATGTTACATAATATAAGTTTAGTTTGTGCATGTTCTGCTCGTGGAAATCTTGCTGAGAAAGCGCTTCAGTAAGTTCACGTCCTCTGTCTGTTCTAAAGTTAAAGAAGATTACAACATCACCTTCAACGATAGTGGCAAGAGGTTTTGCATTTTCGTCAACGATAACAACAGGTTCGATAAATTCGTCAGTAACATCTTTTTCGTAGCTAGACAAAACACTTGCAACAGCATTTGTTGATGGAGTTCCAACACCGTTTACAACTAAGTCGTAAGCTAATTTTACTCGTTCCCAACGTTTGTCGCGATCCATTGCATAGTAACGTCCTACGATAGATGCGATTTTTACTGGAGTATCTTTAATATAATCTTCTAAATCGTGAATGTATTTTGCTCCAGATTTTGGGTCAACATCACGTCCGTCTGTAAAAGCGTGAACATAAACCTGATCTAAACCATATTCTTGTGAAGCATCAATTAATCCGCGAAGGTGAGAAGTATGTGAGTGAACACCACCATCTGAAACTAATCCTAAAAAGTGTACTTTTTTATTGTTGTCTTTAGCATAAGTAAAAGCGTCAATAAGAACTTGCTCTTTTGCTAAAGTTTTGTGTTCTACAGCTAAATTTATTTTGGCTAAGTCTTGATACACAATTCTTCCTGCGCCTAGATTCATGTGTCCAACCTCACTGTTTCCCATTTGTCCTTCAGGAAGACCAACATTTAATCCGTCAGTCCTAAGCTGTGCGCTTGGATAGTTTTTATAAAGACTGTTTATAAAAGGAACATTTGCATTGTCTATTGCAGATACTTTAGGGTCAGGAGATTTTCCCCAACCGTCTAAAATCATAAGGATAACTTTTTTGTTCATTACTTTTTTGTTTTCTACAAATATAAGGCATTTCTAAAGTTTGAAACCTGAGGAATGTTACATTTATATTTAATAAAATGAACTATAAAAAAAAATATTGATTTAATTGAAGAAGCCTTTATTTTTTAAAATTAATTCACGCTAAGCTCTTTTTCTAACTTTATTTTTGACAGCATTATAGTCAATAAAGTATTTTACGCTAACAGAAAAAATGTGTTTTAAGGCATCATTGTTTAATAATCCTGCTACATTGTGTCTGAAATCTTTATCAATAACTCGTTCAAAATTAGAGGCGTTGTTTCTGTATAAAGCAGAAATCTGGCTTCCTGGCGCAAACCACCAAGAATAAGACAAATCGGCATTCCAAGAATAAAAGCTTGAATTTTTATTGGTAGTATATTGCGGATACGGACTAAGATCTCCATTTGATTCTAAAGTCAGAATGTCTTTATTATCAGCATAAGACCAATATTGACGGACAGCCAGATTTATAGTCATAGCACTGTTTATGGCATATTTGCCTCCTAAAGTGTTAGAATATGTAATAACATTTCTATTGGCAAAAATAATATCGTTTGGAGTGGTTTTGTTATCATCGCCATCAACCTGATCGATATAGCCTTTGTTATTATTTTTTCTAATATAACTAAAGAAATAAGTCAGTAATAATTTATCGCTGAAACGGTATCTCGGACCAATATCAAAGCCATAGGTAATACGCTCAGATTCATCAAACACATTAAGAGTTCCATTGAGATCAATCGCAAACTTGTGGTTATAATTGGTAGAAATGCTTCCCCAAGTTTCTATTTTTCTCGGAATTGTCACATATCTGTTTTCTGCACGCGGTTCATAATAATCATTAATTTCTAATGGGTAAAAAGTAATGCCAGTTCCGTAGTAATTATTTTTTACTGTAGTTAAATTTAAATTCGCATTAATATTATTGTCTTGTAATTTTCCAGATTCTTTATTGAATTCGGTATACATATTATAATTGATTCTAAAGGTATTGAACTTTTTAGTCGGATTTAGAATTCTATAATTGGCATTTCCATAAAAATTATAATAATTGGTGTAGAAATTTATCCCCAGATCATTCGGGTCGTAATCTTTAGTGACAAAATCAGAGCCTATACTGTATCTATAATTTCCGCTAGTTTCGGCCAAAGTTATTGTAGAAAAAACACCGCTTTTATCCTTAATATCGTTTATTAAACTGTATTTTACATTTCCGAATAAACTATAGGTATTGGCTTTTGTATTTAAATCCCACGCTAGGCCAGTTACGTTTGCATCTCTAGAATGCCCGTTGCGGCTAACATTTGTATTGATAAAAGTAACCGAAGAATTTTTTCTAAAACGCTGATCCAAAACCAAAACATTATAATTGGTAAGCGGTTCAACGATTACTTGTCTTGTTTCGCCACTTTCAGTATTTTTTATAGTAGCAAAAGTTTTTTCTGTAACGGCATTTAAGACTCCAATGCCGAGTCCGTCTTTTGTTCTTCCTGATAATTTTAGAGCATTAACCAGATTTACGGCCGCTGGCAATTCGGTAATTTCTTCGTTTTCATTTAATTCAGGATCAATTGAAGGGGCACCTCCAATTCTGCGCGAATAAAATATATTTCCTTTGCTGAACAAGTCTGTTCCTTCTGTAAAAAAGGCTCTATTTTCATTAAATTGTTGTTCAAAAGGTCCGAGATTTAAAATCTGATCGTCATATTTTGTTTGTCCAAAATCAGGAATTAAAATAGCATCGATTGTAAAAGCATCCGTTATACCATATTTAATATCCATTCCGCCTTTTATTGTTCCGTAGGTCTTTTGTCCGTCGGAAGCATTTAGATAGTACGATGCATAAGGCATAAAAAACAGTCGAGTAGGAGGTTTAATGTTTTCAATTCCTTCCAGAGTTCCGGCCTGTTGTGTAAAAGTTCCAATCTTTCTGTCAACAAAATTCCAAGTATATTTATAACGGTCACGTTTAATTTCTCTGAAAAAATTGATTCCCCAGATTTGCTTGTTTTCTCCAGAAAAACGCAGTGCTGAATATGGAATTTTCATCTCGACAATCCATCCGTTATCAGCCAAAGCAGCTTTACTGATCCAAACAGCATCCCAAGAATAGTCTTCTCCATTTGCATCGGTCATGATACAATCGCCTTGAACATCGGCTGCTGAAACATAAAACATAAAATCTTGTTGTCCGTCATTAAAACCATTTATAAAAACGCCAAATAGATCTGCAGTTCCAAAATTATCACGCTGAGAAATCTCTTTTAAAATTTTTGAAGGGTCGTCATCATACATCATTGCGCCTATATAAATGGCGTCATTATTATATATGACTTTAACTTCTGTGCGTTTTTCATACGGAATAGCTTTTCCGTTGTCTGGTTCCAGCATAATGAAGTCTGTGGCAACCGGAACATTTTCCCAAGCAGGTTCGTCTAGCTTTCCATCAATAGATATAGTATGCGAAGTTACTTGCGCCTGAATTGATTTTTTTTGGCCATAACTCCACACAGAGAATAATAGAAAACAGAAGAATATGATTTTTTTCATTGGTTTTTTGATGCGAAATAAAATGCAAATGTATTTTTTATAGTAGCAATAGACTCAATTTTGTTCTACTTGTTACAGTTTAGTTTTCTAGATTTTTCATTTTGTTTTACTTTTTTTAAGAAATGGCTTAAAATGTTGTGATTTTTAACGTAAGATAAAATCTTACAGAAAAAGCAAATTTGTGTTAATAATGTTAAAGTTTAAGCAAAAAAGCCTTGAAAATCAGGCTTGTATTTTGCAAGGCGTGATTTTTTTATATTTTTGCGATACCCAAATTTTTTGTTTAACCTAAAGAAATTCAATGATTTACAAAATTTATCCGTTATTTGTGTTTTTGCTATTGTCTTTTGGAAAAGATTCAAAAAACACAGCC from the Flavobacterium sp. genome contains:
- the gpmI gene encoding 2,3-bisphosphoglycerate-independent phosphoglycerate mutase, whose translation is MNKKVILMILDGWGKSPDPKVSAIDNANVPFINSLYKNYPSAQLRTDGLNVGLPEGQMGNSEVGHMNLGAGRIVYQDLAKINLAVEHKTLAKEQVLIDAFTYAKDNNKKVHFLGLVSDGGVHSHTSHLRGLIDASQEYGLDQVYVHAFTDGRDVDPKSGAKYIHDLEDYIKDTPVKIASIVGRYYAMDRDKRWERVKLAYDLVVNGVGTPSTNAVASVLSSYEKDVTDEFIEPVVIVDENAKPLATIVEGDVVIFFNFRTDRGRELTEALSQQDFHEQNMHKLNLYYVTLTNYDETYQNVKVVYNKDNITETLGEVLEKAGKKQIRIAETEKYPHVTFFFSGGRETPFEGESRILRNSPKVATYDLKPEMSAYELVDALVPELNKGEVDFVCLNFANGDMVGHTGIMEAAIKACEAVDACAKKVIDAALANDYTTIVIADHGNCETMINPDGSPNTAHTTNPVPIILVDKQLKNIQDGVLGDIAPTILELMGIQQPNAMTCHSLL
- a CDS encoding DEAD/DEAH box helicase, translated to MEPTKSFQFCFDISLEKNLNVYIPTAYIVENTSEIKYLDKKASPDVLESFGITFDNLDSNSKRILTACDSLKPEFIFKKFGAKIKSAKTIADLQKDSKIEFAIRQHLKFNLSSFYDLIVKEQFPLSLNLGPEKDFYRSRVSIDPLDFEPQIQFDKHPEGITYTLSLKENETIFPPMDSKVDILLDEPGWLIINKKLGQLKELNSKKLMPFLKKKSIEIPSKLVDDYFKSFIPQIAKKIDIEATGFEIELRDKIISCTIQPIHDFFKNCYYLNLYFDYNGYSFDASKTKKTHSFVDFSIANEPKIIQFKRNPDESSYIEKLNGIGLTKIKNELFGLNSEAENTDPFINVQLIIDHKEELKNLGFTIDNLKLESKEIITENYTISASKETAGDWFDIRIIITVGNYKINFSEIIPNIKSKERLFALPDGNYFLIPLEWFSKYGSLAKLAKIENGVLLLRKSNFTALDGISEIDSDLDQIHQAEFTGSDLIKATLRPYQIDGVKWLLGHFNSNMGACLADDMGLGKTLQTLSVLVSVQEQLGFTTKTTNFDLFANETTIEREPLKALIVLPSSLVFNWFNEAGKFTPHFSKMQYVGNDRKMLASRINSTDLIFTSYSIIHRDISILEKYDFRYLILDESQYIKNKNSKIFKAINKISTGHKIALSGTPIENSLDDLWSQMQFINPEILGSYAFFMENFKNPIEKKQNEEVLAELKNLIAPYILRRTKEQVLKDLPELTEQIYYCDMDPEQEKLYEKEKSKARNFLLKTDGSGPDKINIINTLMKLRQLSNHPKMVDQESEIDSGKYIAVTNYLENLVKAKQKVIIFSSFVTNLNFYTDWCKENKIDFCEITGETPADKREQQVKMFQEKENPLLFFISLKAGGVGLNITKASYVLFLDPWWNPFAEKQGVARAHRIGQMNKVNVIRFISKNTVEEKIIKLQENKKLLSDSLLEESYINDEIEGNLEYILGN
- a CDS encoding DUF5916 domain-containing protein, with protein sequence MKKIIFFCFLLFSVWSYGQKKSIQAQVTSHTISIDGKLDEPAWENVPVATDFIMLEPDNGKAIPYEKRTEVKVIYNNDAIYIGAMMYDDDPSKILKEISQRDNFGTADLFGVFINGFNDGQQDFMFYVSAADVQGDCIMTDANGEDYSWDAVWISKAALADNGWIVEMKIPYSALRFSGENKQIWGINFFREIKRDRYKYTWNFVDRKIGTFTQQAGTLEGIENIKPPTRLFFMPYASYYLNASDGQKTYGTIKGGMDIKYGITDAFTIDAILIPDFGQTKYDDQILNLGPFEQQFNENRAFFTEGTDLFSKGNIFYSRRIGGAPSIDPELNENEEITELPAAVNLVNALKLSGRTKDGLGIGVLNAVTEKTFATIKNTESGETRQVIVEPLTNYNVLVLDQRFRKNSSVTFINTNVSRNGHSRDANVTGLAWDLNTKANTYSLFGNVKYSLINDIKDKSGVFSTITLAETSGNYRYSIGSDFVTKDYDPNDLGINFYTNYYNFYGNANYRILNPTKKFNTFRINYNMYTEFNKESGKLQDNNINANLNLTTVKNNYYGTGITFYPLEINDYYEPRAENRYVTIPRKIETWGSISTNYNHKFAIDLNGTLNVFDESERITYGFDIGPRYRFSDKLLLTYFFSYIRKNNNKGYIDQVDGDDNKTTPNDIIFANRNVITYSNTLGGKYAINSAMTINLAVRQYWSYADNKDILTLESNGDLSPYPQYTTNKNSSFYSWNADLSYSWWFAPGSQISALYRNNASNFERVIDKDFRHNVAGLLNNDALKHIFSVSVKYFIDYNAVKNKVRKRA
- a CDS encoding methyltransferase domain-containing protein translates to MKKLFKLVLNTIPRPLLIRLSYVARPILAFSLRGDKYTDPIDGKSFKSFLPYGYGKQRNNVLSPSTLSLERHRLLWLYLNDQTDFFTAPKKVLHFAPEQAFYKRFRKQKNLDYTTTDLLSPLADVKADICNLPFKDNEYDVILCNHVLEHIPDDTKAMQELYRVLKPGGMAILQIPQDLSREVTFADDSITDQKERAKIFGQYDHVRVYGRDYFDKLRSIGFIVIEEDYTNKIAPELVEKYCLAKGEIIPLCFKQEN
- the map gene encoding type I methionyl aminopeptidase — its product is MIIQKTREEIELMRESALIVSKTLGMIASEIKEGVTTLYLDKLAEEFIRDHGAVPSFLGLYDFPNSLCMSPNAQVVHGIPNNIPLKNGDVISVDCGAFKNGFHGDHAYSFEIGEVAPEVKKLLQVTKESLYVGIREFKAGNRVEDVGNAIQKYTEAHGYGVVRELVGHGVGQKMHEEPEMPNYGKRGRGKLFVEGMVVAIEPMINMGTRNIKQLKDGWTILTADGKPSAHFEHDVALVDGKPELLSTFKYIYKALGIESNEEDEFRQIPLIV